A genomic window from Solanum stenotomum isolate F172 chromosome 10, ASM1918654v1, whole genome shotgun sequence includes:
- the LOC125878169 gene encoding DEAD-box ATP-dependent RNA helicase 3, chloroplastic, whose product MASSSSIIGVSSIYQTNPSLELSRRPTATPPLSLPFSTEKSNFYVHVRLRRPFLASAVVTPNSSVLSEEAFKGIGGFGKDSLNVSESEYDSEDEVEDNESNEDELAVSKLGLPHRLVEALEKRGITQLFPIQRAVLVPALEGRDIIARAKTGTGKTLAFGIPVLKKLSTDEEMRNTQRRGRLPKILVLAPTRELANQVEKEMKESAPYLNTVCIYGGVSYATQQNALSRGVDVVVGTPGRLIDLINNNTLKLGEVEYLVLDEADQMLAVGFEEDVEVILEKLPPQRQSMLFSATMPGWVKKLSRKYLNNPLTIDLVGDQDEKLAEGIKLYALSATSTSKRSILGDLVTVYAKGGKTIVFTQTKRDADEVSMALSNSISSEALHGDISQHQRERTLNGFRQGKFTVLVATDVASRGLDIPNVDLVIHYELPNDPETFVHRSGRTGRAGKEGIAILMYTGSQRRTVRSLERDVGCKFEFVSPPSVKEVLESSAEHVVAALTGVHPESVEYFIPTAQQLMEQQGVNSLAAALALLGGFSKPPSSRSLITHEQGWTTLQLTRDSENSRGFLSARSVTGFLSDVYSPAADEIGKIHLIADERVQGAIFDLPEEIAADLLNQELPPGNTISKITKLPALQDDGPAGDFYGRFSSRDTRGTRGGFRDRRGRYSQGSSSGRFSDDDDDNWGNDSRSRGGRTRRGGSDWLISGDRRSSRSLSGGSRDRSFGGACFNCGRSGHRASECPNKRDY is encoded by the exons ATGgcctcttcttcttccattaTAGGAGTTTCCTCCATATACCAAACCAATCCTTCACTCGAACTCTCTCGAAGACCCACTGCTACCCCTCCTTTATCTCTTCCTTTCTCCACTGAAAaatccaatttttatgttcATGTTCGTCTCAGACGTCCTTTTCTGGCTTCTGCTGTAGTAACTCCTAATTCTTCTGTGCTTAGTGAAGAAGCGTTTAAGGGAATTGGGGGTTTCGGGAAGGATTCTTTGAATGTTAGCGAAAGTGAATATGATTCTGAGGATGAGGTTGAGGATAATGAGTCAAATGAGGATGAACTTGCTGTATCCAAACTTGGTTTACCTCACAGGCTTGTTGAGGCTCTTGAGAAGCGTGGAATTACTCAACTTTTCCCAATTCAG AGAGCTGTTCTAGTGCCGGCACTGGAGGGTCGGGATATAATTGCTCGTGCAAAGACAGGGACGGGGAAGACACTTGCCTTTGGTATTCCAGTATTGAAAAAGCTTAGTACGGATGAAGAAATGAGAAATACTCAGAG ACGGGGACGGCTTCCCAAAATTTTGGTACTTGCACCTACTCGAGAGTTAGCCAATCAAGTTGAGAAGGAAATGAAAGAGTCGGCACCATACTTGAACACTGTCTGCATATACGGAGGCGTTTCTTATGCTACACAGCAAAATGCACTTTCCCGTGgggttgatgttgttgttggaaCTCCAGGTAGACTTATTGACCTGATAAACAATAACACCTTGAAACTTGGGGAGGTGGAATATTTGGTCCTCGACGAGGCTGATCAAATGCTCGCAGTTGGATTTGAGGAAGATGTAGAAGTTATTTTGGAAAAACTTCCACCACAGAGGCAGAGCATGCTTTTCTCAGCCACCATGCCTGGCTGGGTAAAGAAGCTGTCTAGGAAGTATTTGAACAATCCTTTGACAATTGACTTG GTTGGTGATCAAGATGAAAAGCTGGCAGAGGGGATCAAGCTTTATGCTCTATCAGCTACATCAACATCAAAACGATCTATACTTGGTGATCTTGTTACA GTTTATGCAAAGGGCGGAAAGACAATTGTTTTTACACAGACAAAACGAGATGCTGATGAGGTTTCAATGGCATTATCAAATAGCATTTCTTCTGAGGCACTGCATGGAGACATTTCTCAACATCAGAGGGAAAGAACACTAAATGGATTTAGGCAAGGAAAATTCACTGTGCTAGTTGCGACTGACGTTGCATCTCGTGGTCTTGATATACCTAATGTTGACCTA GTAATCCATTATGAACTACCCAACGATCCAGAAACTTTTGTTCATCGCTCTGGTCGAACGGGACGTGCTGGAAAAGAAGGCATTGCCATTCTGATGTACACAGGTAGTCAAAGGCGAACTGTCAGATCTCTCGAACGCGATGTTGGATGCAAGTTTGAATTCGTTAGTCCTCCATCTGTCAAAGAGGTTTTAGAGTCATCAGCTGAGCATGTGGTGGCTGCACTTACTGGAGTTCATCCCGAATCTGTTGAGTACTTCATTCCAACTGCACAACAGTTGATGGAGCAACAAGGAGTAAATTCCCTTGCTGCTGCACTTGCTCTTTTGGGTGGATTTTCCAAACCGCCATCTTCTCGATCTCTAATAACTCATGAACAG GGGTGGACTACATTACAGCTGACACGTGATTCTGAAAATTCCCGAGGATTCCTGTCGGCAAGATCTGTTACTGGTTTCCTCTCTGATGTCTATTCACCAGCTGCTGATGAAATTGGCAAAATTCACCTAATTGCAGATGAAAGG GTTCAGGGGGCCATCTTTGATCTTCCTGAGGAGATTGCTGCAGATCTACTAAATCAGGAGTTACCACCTGGAAATACTATTTCCAAGATTACCAAG TTACCTGCTTTACAAGACGATGGGCCAGCTGGTGATTTCTATGGGAGGTTTTCAAGCAGGGATACTAGGGGGACACGAGGAGGTTTTAGAGACCGTAGAGGCAGATATTCTCAGGGTTCTTCTAGTGGCCGTTTctctgatgatgatgatgataattgGGGGAATGACTCTAGGTCGCGAGGTGGCCGGACAAGAAGGGGAGGAAGTGATTGGCTCATCAGTGGTGATAGGCGCTCTAGCAGGTCTTTATCTGGAGGAAGCAGAGACAG AAGCTTTGGTGgtgcatgtttcaattgtgGGCGCAGTGGTCACCGAGCATCTGAATGCCCTAACAAAAGGGACTACTAG